In Centropristis striata isolate RG_2023a ecotype Rhode Island chromosome 1, C.striata_1.0, whole genome shotgun sequence, one DNA window encodes the following:
- the LOC131975330 gene encoding CMRF35-like molecule 9, giving the protein MIKIYVYCCLLSALSVVEVKTLNINGRVGESVEFKCSWLNTWGNVRENDKYFCNSPCKEGKHIINKAAFKKTTYKGRIELTNSGESLFVTYKNLQKSDSRTYYCGVDRWGKDSFITVNLKVTDAKSSSPKTTPIPLIVSTLSDIITDVFSSYTALDTSTPTASAAQGAGRVTYLTVSAIVVITILMVLLKLMHKMRTHQLKVVSSARTPQEDTQEAVEYDEIRPEDPTNSACLYANYSYHQDTAGTGNRCDVSFNSASTYEVNSRGVSAESRVTDPQCDLVYSVAQLPKEQIEPTGQSQPNQCESYENYSLYSLAQLPKVS; this is encoded by the exons ATGATTAAAATCTACGTGTACTGTTGTCTTCTTTCTg CTCTGAGTGTTGTGGAGGTGAAGACTCTCAACATAAATGGCCGTGTTGGGGAAAGTGTCGAATTCAAATGCTCATGGTTGAACACTTGGGGTAATGTAAGGGAAAACGATAAGTACTTTTGTAACAGTCCATGCAAAGAAGGCAAACACATCATCAACaaagcagcatttaaaaaaactacataTAAAGGCAGAATAGAGTTAACTAACTCAGGAGAAAGTTTATTTGTGACCTACAAGAATCTCCAAAAGTCAGACTCTCGCACATATTATTGTGGAGTGGACAGATGGGGCAAAGATTCCTTTATAACGGTGAATCTTAAAGTTACAGATG CCAAGTCTTCCAGTCCAAAGACGACTCCAATACCCCTCATTGTGTCCACGCT CTCAGATATTATTACTGATGTCTTCTCATCATACACGGCTCTTGATACATCAACACCTACTGCATCAGCAGCACAAGGAGCTG GACGTGTGACATATTTAACTGTCAGTGCCATCGTTGTAATAACCATACTGATGGTCTTACTGAAGCTTATGCACAAAATGAGAACGCATCAACTGA AAGTTGTGTCAAGTGCTCGTACGCCACAAGAAGATACACAAGAG GCTGTTGAATATGATGAAATCAGACCTGAAGACCCGACTAACTCAGCTTGTCTCTATGCTAATTATTCCTACCACCAAGACACAGCTGGGACTGGTAATCGCTGCGATGTTTCTTTCAATTCAGCTTCCACGTATGAGGTCAATTCAAGGGGGGTATCTGCAGAGAGCAGAGTCACAGATCCACAATGTGACCTGGTGTATTCTGTTGCTCAACTACCCAAAGAACAAATTGAACCTACTGGGCAATCTCAACCAAATCAGTGTGAAAGCTATGAAAATTACTCTCTCTATTCCCTGGCTCAGCTACCAAAGGTGTCCTAA